The following are from one region of the bacterium genome:
- a CDS encoding XTP/dITP diphosphatase encodes MNIVLATRNRYKIKEIKKILGSLSVEISSALDFPGLKEVAEDGKSIEENAIKKAIVVSKFTQQLAIADDSGLEVDALEGRPGVYSSRFAGANATYDDNNKKLLELMEYVPPKNRTARFVCIVAIADRGKVKKIIKGTCEGIISFEPKGKTGFGYDPIFIIPEYNKTFAELGPEIKNKISHRAKAFLETRKFLITQASGCRRFRSADFERYG; translated from the coding sequence GTGAATATAGTTCTGGCAACAAGAAACAGATATAAAATAAAAGAGATTAAGAAGATTCTTGGCAGTTTAAGTGTAGAAATCTCGTCTGCATTGGACTTTCCTGGATTGAAGGAGGTTGCAGAGGACGGAAAGAGTATAGAAGAAAATGCAATTAAAAAGGCTATTGTTGTAAGTAAATTCACGCAGCAGTTGGCTATTGCTGACGATTCAGGACTAGAGGTGGACGCTTTGGAGGGACGACCAGGAGTTTATTCCTCACGTTTTGCAGGTGCGAATGCAACTTACGATGATAATAACAAGAAGCTTCTTGAACTCATGGAGTATGTTCCTCCTAAGAATCGCACGGCGCGATTTGTATGTATTGTTGCAATTGCAGACAGAGGCAAAGTAAAAAAAATCATAAAAGGCACTTGTGAAGGGATAATCTCTTTTGAACCTAAAGGCAAAACAGGTTTTGGATATGACCCTATCTTTATTATCCCCGAATACAATAAAACCTTTGCAGAACTGGGTCCTGAGATAAAAAACAAAATAAGCCATAGAGCAAAAGCATTTCTGGAAACAAGAAAGTTTCTAATAACTCAAGCCAGCGGATGTCGAAGATTCAGGTCCGCTGATTTCGAGCGTTATGGCTAA
- a CDS encoding lysophospholipid acyltransferase family protein, with the protein MKIHRVFKSGVIPWLAWILIRGIGRSIVIETKGEENYLKLKREGKNIILATWHSRLFLTVYYYRYKLGGGNICVLISPSRDGEFIARVIKRFGYSFIRGSSRHYEKNAHEEMLKRLSEGSDMGITPDGPRGPAEKVQQGVIHIAAESGCPIVPMTFNTSRNTRLNSWDRFVFPHPFTRAVVTFGSPVYVPSDASKEEKLKKGRELENVLNRITRMADKHFNKGE; encoded by the coding sequence ATGAAAATACACAGGGTTTTTAAGTCAGGGGTAATTCCATGGTTAGCATGGATATTGATTAGAGGCATTGGTAGAAGCATAGTTATTGAGACCAAAGGAGAAGAAAACTACTTAAAATTAAAAAGAGAAGGCAAAAATATTATACTTGCTACATGGCACAGCAGGTTGTTTTTAACCGTGTATTATTACAGGTACAAGTTAGGCGGAGGGAATATATGTGTCTTAATAAGTCCGAGCAGGGATGGAGAATTTATAGCAAGGGTTATTAAAAGATTTGGGTATTCGTTTATTAGAGGATCTAGCAGGCATTATGAAAAAAATGCTCATGAGGAGATGCTTAAAAGGTTATCAGAAGGTTCTGATATGGGAATAACACCGGACGGACCAAGAGGTCCGGCTGAAAAAGTACAGCAGGGAGTCATTCATATAGCAGCCGAGTCCGGATGTCCGATAGTTCCCATGACATTCAATACATCCAGAAACACAAGACTTAACAGCTGGGATAGGTTTGTATTTCCACATCCTTTCACCAGGGCTGTAGTAACTTTTGGTTCTCCTGTTTATGTTCCGTCAGATGCTTCAAAAGAAGAAAAACTAAAAAAAGGCAGGGAACTAGAAAACGTTCTAAATAGAATAACAAGAATGGCAGATAAACACTTTAATAAAGGGGAATGA
- a CDS encoding DUF3553 domain-containing protein, with protein sequence MTKHIVKREYKIGNRVMHPKWGKGTVIDHSGIGESLKITVHFDNDNQKRLLLTKYAKLEKIKGK encoded by the coding sequence ATGACTAAACATATTGTTAAACGAGAGTATAAGATTGGCAATAGGGTGATGCATCCAAAATGGGGAAAGGGAACTGTTATTGATCATAGCGGTATTGGAGAGAGTTTGAAAATAACAGTTCATTTTGATAATGACAATCAAAAACGTCTTTTGCTTACTAAATACGCAAAGCTTGAAAAGATAAAAGGTAAGTAG